TCGTCCCGGATCTCTACCTTTCCCATAGCTACCAGTTCCTCCACCACCTCTAAAAGAGTGCTCTCCTCCAAAATCAGGCCATACCGCCCCTTCAGCCGCTCACCGATCTCTCCCGTGCTCAGATCCTCCTCCGAGAGAATCCTCTCTGCCAGGCCCACCAGATCCTCATGAGCCGCCCAGGGATAGATTATCCACCTCCATTCAGCCACCTTCTCCGCATAATAGTCCGGCACAAAGGGGGAGACGGTCTTGTGCTGCAAGACTCCTGTTCTGACCTCTGCTGCGCCCAGTTCTTTCATATAGTCTACAGCCGTCCTCAGGGTCTTTCCAGTGTCTGTGACGTCATCTATTATCAGCACCTTCTGACTCTGTACATCAACCGCCAGCGGGAAGCGGACAGATGCCTGGGGCCTCTCACAGGCAGCAGTATCCCAGTGCTCTATCTTGATGCTGGCCAGGAGGGAGAAGAGAAGAAAGTCCGAGACCACCCTCGCCGGAACATATCCTCCCCTGCCGATGGCCACGATCAGATCGGGACGAAATCCGGATCGCTTGATCTCATAGGCCAGCCTTCGGCCCAGCTCATAGGACTCATCCCAGCTTATGAGCTGACAGGGGAAGCTATCAGGAATCATGATAGATAAAAAGGCAGGGATGAATTAAAGGCTATCGGAGGAGGGAATATGAGCCGACCTTGGCGATCTTTCTCTCCTTATGCCACCGATGCACTGTAATAAGGCGATGGCAATGTGGGATATGCCCATAAGAGATGTTTGAACCTACATTCCGCACCTTCAGTTCATCCCGTAATAATTTTCGCATCCGTGCCCCAACAACCTTAGAATTGTGACCTGTACGCTGTTCAAGTTCACGGCATGTTCGTCGATCATACGAAGTGGCTGTTTCGCATGGAAAATCGAAAAGTCGAGAGTGTCAATATATTGAAGGGGGGAACTATCGAGAGCCACTGTGCATTTTTCACGCCAGATCATACCGCCAGCACCTCTAAGTCACTCACGATCGCCTCAAGTCGCCCATCTTTATCCCTTCCAGCCGATCGGCTCCCTTCATTTCCCTACCTCTTCCCGGCTCAACTCAGCCTCGATTTCGGCAACGCTGGGCAGACTCCTTTGCAGCTCTTCGGGCAGGTCTTTCACGAGCTTTGTTTCCCAGCTTGCCACGCCCATGGGCTTTTGAAAGCCGCGCAGGGCGTATTCGACCTCGATCTTGCTGCCTTTGCGGCAAAGCAAGAGTCCGATGCTGGATTCATCATCAGAGTGGCGGAGCTGGTCGTCCACTGCTGAGAGGTACATGTTCAGAGTGCCCACAAATCTGGGATCAAAGGGAACAGATTTCAGTTCAATCACGATGTAGCAGCGAAGCCTCAGATGATAAAAGAGCAGGTCGAGATAGTAATCACTGTCTGCAAATTCCAGGTGAACCTGCCTTCCCACAAAAGCAAAACCGGCCCCCAGTTCTAAAAGGAAGCGCTGGATGTGATCCGTCAGAGCCAGCTCCACCTCCCGCTCCCGGCGCGGGTCGGCTGTGCCCAGGAAATCGAAAAGATAGGGATCTTTGAACACCTGGGCCGCCATGTCGGAATCACCGGGCGGCAGGGTGAGGGCAAAATTGTTAATGGCTTTTCCCTGCCGATCGTGCAGTCGGCTCTCGATCTGCATGGCCAGCACATTGCGGCTCCAGCCCTCTTCCAGCCCCCTCCTCGCATACCACAGGCGGACGTGCGGGTCTCTGACCTTTTCCAGCAGGGCGATGTTGTGATACCAGGTGATTTGTGCAAGCGTCCCTTGCACAATCTCCCTGTCAGGCCAGGCCGCCGCAAAGGCGCGCATGTATTTCAGATTACGAGTCGAAAGCCCCTGCATATCCGGGAAGGCTTCTCGCAGGTCGGCAGACAGCCGGTCAATCACTTTTGTTCCCCAGCCTTCCTTTTCCTGCCGCTCAAGGATCATCCGCCCAATGTCCCAGTAAAGGAGCACCATCGCGGCATTGGCAGCATCGTCTAACCAGCTTGTCGTTCTTTTGGAGATGATAAGAGTAGCTTCTAAAGCCCTTTCCGAGAGCCTCGTTTACTTGCAGCAAAAAACCATTCTTCAGCGATGCCCTGGCACGAAGCGCCTGCTTTCCCGGCTCCTCTACCAGAACGATAACATCCACCTCAAGGATGATCTCGCTGGAAGACAAGATATCGAGTACATCCCGAATCTTCATCCCTGACTTCCTGATAATTTGCCTTCCACACTCAGCCAATAGCTTTTAGCTGACTCATAGGAATCCCAGATGATGAAGTCATCCCACTCTTCAAAGACCTCATCTTCCTTCCGCACCTCTATGCGGCGTTTGAAATCCTCAAAGCTCATATTATATTTTGACTTCATCTCCAGGATCTTGGAATCGAAGTGATGGATCTTCGCTCTTGCCTGGTCCAGGACTAGATTCTTCAAAGCCTCCTTTTCGTCTTTAAAGAGGCCAATTTTAACCAGATCGGCTATGGGCTCGAAAACATCCCTGGAGACCTCGATGGTGTCGCTCATTCTTTCCTCTATTGCTAATACATTTCTGAAGATATAAATGTATTCTCATCCAATGCGGCCTCATCTATGCTCTCCGCCGGGCCTTCTGCACTGCGCATCTTGATATTTACTGCATAAACCTCTCGATCAGCTCCAAGCACGTCGTCTCCAGGCCGCACTGCTGAAGGTGATGGGCCAGGAGGCCTGCCCTCTCGCTGGCTGGATGGTAGACCAGAACCTCTCGGGGTGATACGTGCTCGATCATCCTCATCAGCCCCCGAAAGTCCAGGTGATCGCTCAGCTGGATGGTGGGGTATGAGCTATCACGCCGCCCGGTCAGGAAATATTTTTTTCTTCCCGGCACCTGGTGAAGGCTCCAGGGGGTGACCACATTGAAGCCGCTGCCGTTGACTGGAGTCAGGGGGCCGGCCAAATCCCCCATCAGCTCCTGGGTCAGAACCAGGCTCTTCTCATCCATGCCGATCTCATCCTTATAGCCCATCGCCCTCATCAGAGCCACTGCCCTCTGCGCTTTGCCAAAGGCATAGGCCCCGAAGCTTGCCCCCTCCTCCAGAGCCTCATAGAATCCGGCCAGATCATCCTCGAAGATGCAGGAGGGATCATAAGGATCGCCATAATTGGCCTCTGTGACCAGATAATCGCAACGGGGCAACTGCTGGTAGTCCTTCACATCCCCGGTGACCAGCACCCTCTCCCCGTTCTCCGTCTGCCAGGAGAAGGCAGATGAGCCTATGGTATGGCCGGTGGGATGGGTGTCAACCCTGACCTCCCCCACCATGATGCTCTCCCCCACCTCAAAGGTGCGGCCCATGTACTCCCGCTCATATCGGATCTCCAGGGCGCGGGCGGTCTGGACTGATGCCACCGCCCGGGGGGAGTTCATGGCCGACTTGCCATGGTGATCGCTATGGGCATGGGTGATCAGATAAGCATCCGGCTGGGTGCAGGCCTTGGGGGCACGGCTGGTATCAATGGAGAAGAGGTGAGAGTCGAAACGAATGGAGAGATGAGGAGCAAAGTTGCCACGGCTGTTGATCCTTCTCAGCGGTTCAATGCCGCCCACGGATTTCATTCCCTCCTCCATTCTTCTCCTCTCCCTCCCTCAAACTCCTTCTCTCAAACCCAAGAATATGCAAATCGGAACCCTGCAGACTCAAAACGATATCCGGGCAATACAGCAACTACATCCGGAGCATATAACAGGCCTTTTTCTTCAGAGGCATCAGCTGTTGAGCTTCACAATCTCTTTTTGCTCCTCTGGAGGAAAATGCCGGCACAGCTCAGCCAAGAGCCTCATTGATGGCATCAGCCAGTTCCTTCTCAGAGGCGAGCCCCATCCACCTCTTGATCTCCACGCCGTCCTTTTCCAGTATCAATGTGGGCACCACAAATATGCCCTTCTCCATGGCCAGATCTCCCTCCCGGTCGACATTGATCTTCTTGAACTCAGCCACATCCTTCATCTTCTCAGCCAGTGCCTCAAAGATCGGGCCCTGCTGCCTGCACGGCCCGCACCAGTCAGCATAAAAGTCCATCAGTATCGGCTTTGCCATTATTCTTCCTCCTCGTCCATTATATCGAATTTGACTCCGATCTTAAATATCCTGCCCGTGGGGAGAACGAGCATCCTTCGACCAGTGCTTCTTCGGATCTCAGCCAGCACCTCTTGAATGCGCTCCTCTGTGGCCGAGACAGTAAACCACATATTATAGCCGCTCTCATTTGGCCGCAGGTAGTTATGAGAGATCTCTTGATACTGATTAACGATCTCGGCCAGTTCATCTGCCTCATCCCTGGAGACCTTCAGGGCAGCCAGGATCCCGCTCCGCCCCAGCCGGCGCATGTCGAGGATGGGGCCGATCCTCCTCACCAGCCCCCTCTCTTGCAGAGCGTCCAGCCTTTCTATGACCTCCCTCTCCCCCAGGCCCAGAACCTCGCCCAGATCCCGGAATGGCCTGGAGGTCAGGGGAAATCCCTCCTGAACCAAAGAGAGCAGCCGGAGGTCTATCTCCTCCATCTCCTCCTCCATCTCCATCTTAAGCCTCCAGGCGGCAGGAGGGATCGGACTGCAGGTAATCCCCGGTCAGGGCATAGGCCCGTGCCCGGCAGCCGCCACAGCTCCGGGAGTAGTCGCACCGGCCGCATCTTCCCTTCAGCCTTCCCTCACGCAGAGCTTGAAGCTGGGGTGAACTCTCCCATATCTCTATAAAATTCTTTTCCTTTATGCTCCCCACCTTGAGGGGCAGATAGCCACAGGGATAGACATCACCCTGGCGGGAGAGGAAGACAAACCTCCTCCCGGCCAGACAGCCGCCGCTTCCCCGGCCACGGCCTGGCTTTTTCAGGCGGGCATACTGGGGTGCGCAGGTGACCTGCACCTCCAGAGTCCTTCGATCGATCTCTCTTTCGATCTGATGGAGAATCTCCTCCTGCCGCTCTGGGGATACCACCTCCTCCTCCCTTCCCCGGCCGGTCGGAACCAGAAAGAAGAAGTGAAGGGCTGCTGCCCCCAGGCTCTCCGCCAGATCGAAGATCTCTGTGATCCCGGACTGACTCTTCCGGCTGACAGTGAAGTTGATCTGGAAGTCCACCAGGCCGCGGAGGTTCTCTATCCCCCTCATCGATCTCTCGAAGCTCCCCTGGCCGCGGACGAGGTCATGCTCTGCCGCCCCCGCCCCATCGAGGCTGATGCTCACCCGCGATACACCAGAAGCAGCAATCATCTGGGCCAGCTCCGGGGTGATCAGTGTCCCGTTGCTGGCCAATGAGACCCGAATGCCCAGTGATACGGCATGCCTGATGATCTCAAAGAGGTCAGGGCGCAGCAAGGGCTCCCCGCCGCTGAGGATGAGCATCGGCTGAAGCGGCGCAATGCTCTCCACAAACCTCATAGCCTCGTCTGTCCCCAGCTCCCCTCTGTCCGGCTCAGGGGAGGCAGAGGCGCGGCAGTACTGACAGGAGAGGTTGCAGGCAGCAGTCAGTTCCCATGCTATTATCAGCATTGCAGTCAACACAGATTGCTCTGGCCAATCTAGAGCAGTCCCTTCTTCACCAGCAGCTCGGCATTGAGGATGCTCGCCCCCGCCGCTCCGCGCACTGTATTGTGGCCCATGCAGATGAACCTGATTCCCGGCCTGATCCTCCCTACAGAGACCGACATCCCATTGCCCCTGCCACGATCCAGCCTGGGCTGGGGTCGATCTGGCTCGTCATTGACTATTAGCGCCTTCTTGGGCAGGGTGGGCAGATCCCCTAGATCAGGATTGAATTCCAGCATGGCCTTTTTCACCTCTTCTGGCGTGGGATTGTCCCTCATCCTCACCCATAGGGCCTCAGTGTGGCCGTCCATCACAGGGACCCGGTGGCAGCTTGCACTTATGGCAAAGTCGGCATGGATGATCCTCTCCCCATTGAAGTGGCCCAGGATCTTCTGGGGCTCAGTCTCACACTTCTCCTCCTCCCCGCCGATATAGGGAATGATATTTCCCAGAATCGCCATGGAGGGCACGCCCTCATAGCCTGCTCCGCTCACCGCCTGCATAGTGGCCACGTGCACCATCTCTATTCCGAACTTCATCAGGGGCTTCAGGGCCAGGGTGAACATTATGGTTGTGCAGTTGGGATTGGTGGTGATGTATCCCTCCCAGCCCCTCTTCTCCCTCTGCACCTTGATCAGATCCAGGTGCTCGTGATTGCACTCCGGTATGAGCAGGGGGACATCATCCATCATGCGATAAGAGCTGGTATTGCTGGCCACAGCACAGCCGGCAGCAGCAAAGGCAGGCTCCACTGACATAGCATCAGCAGAAGGAAGGGCGGAGAAGACTATATCGGCATCGACCTCTCTGGGATCGACATTGACCACTGTCATCTCGCCGATGTCACCGGGAAGCTCGCTCTCCAGCCGCCACCTGGCCGCATCCTTGTACCTCTTTCCCGCGCTCCTCTTCGATGCGGCAAGGCTGGTGAGCTCAAACCAGGGATGATCCTGCAGTCTCTCAATGAAACGCTGTCCCACAGCACCGGTGGCACCTAAGACGCCTGCTTTGATCTTGGCCATTATAAATCACCTAAGTTTTGACTGGGGAAGCAAAAGCCGGGGATGTATATATCTCTTGTCCGGAGGAAAAAAGGTTCTGGATTCTTTTAGAGAGGATCACCGCCCTGCGCAGGCCTTCCTTTGAATGCCGTAACTCTTGGCAAACTCGCAGTTGACCTCTACCACCTCCTCATTGAAGCCTTTGAGCCCCTCAGGCACAGGGCCCAGAGCATCCGCCTTCTCCTGGGTATCGATGACTCTTCCATGGGGCACGAAGCTTCCCTCTGCCAAAGTGACGCCTATGACTGCTGCCAGATGGCCGACGAAGCATCCCTTGCCCAGGGTGGAGGCATGAACCACGGAGTTGAAGCCCACAAAGCACTCGTCCCCCATCTTTATGGGGCCGTGAACGACTGCTCCATGGGCGATGGAGACACTATCACCCAGCTCGATGGAGCTTCCCTTGAGGCCGTGAAAGACGGCGCTATCCTGGATGTTGCACTCATCGCCGATGATAATGGGACTGGCCTCATCCGCCCGCAGGGAGACAGAGGGGGCTACATAGACATCCTTGCCAATGCGCACATCGCCTATGATTGTGGCCGATTCGTCCACATAGGATGAGGAATGGATCTGGGGCATGATCTCAGTGCAGTTCCATGAGGTCTTACAGTTGGCCTTGAGCATATTAGTACCACCATCCACAGTATTATCCATTCAGCTTAAAGAGATTGCCATTAACGATGATTGCCATTAACGATGATTGCCGAATGAAAAACTGCATCATAAGGAGATTGGCAGAGCAGTGAATAGACATGTGTAGAAATCCTTGGAATATTATAATCGATAATAGCGATAATTTGCCGCCAAATTTAAATATATGGGAGTCGAAATTAGTACAAAGTCATTGAATTATCCAGGAATGACGAGGGAGAGGATGAAAAAGATTTACAAATCAGATTTCATATCTGTATATTATCATTATATTAATTTTTATTTTTTTGATGTAGAGATGAGAACGAGCATACCGACCGGAAGGTGTTAAACTTATGGCAAATGATGTGAAGATATTTGGAATGCCGCCTGAATCAGGAAGATGGATCCTGGTTGTTGTGGGCATATTGATCCAGCTCTGTCTGGGTGCCATTTATGCGTATGGTGTTATAAGAGTCCCATTGCAGAATCATTTCACCGATGTCCTTGGATTGCAGGTCACAGCAATGGATATGACCTGGCCATTCATCGTCTTCTTATTATTATTCGCGCTGACTATGCCTTTAGCAGGCCCCTACATTCAGAAGATGGGCCCTAAGAAGGTCTGCACAGTTGGTGGAGCACTTGTGGGGATAGGCTGGATCGCCGCCTCATTCTCCTCCTCACCGCTGATATTGGCTGTTTTGTATGGTATCATTGGTGGTGTTGGAGTCGGGATCGCCTACGGCTGTCCCATTGCCGTCTCAGCGCAGTGGTTCCCTGATAAGCGTGGATTGGCGGTGGGATTGACGGTATTGGGCTTTGGATTCTCTGCTGCCCTGATCGCACCGATAAGCGATCTCTTGGTCGCAGATTATGGTGGGGTTATGAGCGCCTTGAAGATCTTCGGCATAGCATTCTTCATAATCACTGTGGTGCTCTCCCAGATGCTGAAGGTCCCTCCGGCGGGATGGTGCCCGGCTGGCTGGACAGCCCCCGCGCCAAAGCCTGGGGCGACAGCAACAGTTGACTTCATGCGCAGCGAGATGCAGAGGAACCCATCCTTCTATGGCCTGTGGTTGTGTTACACCATCGGCTCCCTTGCCGGCCTCACCGCCATAGGAATCGCCAAGCCAGTGGGGCTTGAGGTGGCGGCGGGTGCGGGCATGGCAGCTGTAGCGGCAGGAGCCCTGATGACCAGCCTGACCCTTCCCTTCGCTCTATGCAACGGCCTGGGCAGGCCCATCTTCGGCACACTCACCGACAAGCTGACGCCCAGAAATACAGCGATGGTAACCTATGTGCTCATCATCATTGCATGCCTGTTGCTCTATACAAATTATACCTCAGTCTTGATGTATACCATCGCCTTTGCCCTCCTCTGGGGATGCCTCGGCGGCTGGCTGGCCATCGCTCCTACGGCTACGGCGAGCTACTTCGGGATGAAGGATTACGCCAAAAACTATGGACTGGTATTCACTGCTTATGGTATTGGAGCAGTGATAGGTGGCATAGTCTCGGCCCAGGCCAAGGATATCATGGGAGGGTATCAGCCATTCTTCTTGATTGTGGCAGGGCTGGCGGTGTTGGGCATAATAGTCGCCTTTGTGCTGATGAAGCCACCGGTTAAGGGATAGTTCATCCTTTAATTTCAATTTTTTTATAAATTAACTTTTTTTCCAATAAGAGCACTTATCGTACATAACCTTTATTTGTTATGAACATCAATACCATTGTCATAACAGATATTCTGAGGTGAAATTATGTCCGATGTTGAATATAAGATGTTCTGCTGCAAAGATGTTGTGCCCACCTGCGGCTTTGAGGTGAAGGCAAAGACGGAGAAGGAATTGATGGAGCATATTCAGGTCCATGCTGAGAGCAGTCACGGCCTGAAGGAGATCAAGCCAAGCACCATGGAGAAGGTGAAGGCGGCAATAAAAACAGTTACGGTTAAAGAGTGATACGGGGCGGGCAGATGGGCTTTACCCTGGAATTTTTTTGTCTTGCCTTTATTTTTATCGTATTGAATTTATATCTTAATTTCTGCCTTCTTCCCGCTTTGCCAAAGCCTCATAGCCTGTCACCACATCCAGCAACTCCGATGTGATAGCCTCCTGGCGCTGCCGGTGATATTGAACATTCAGACGATGCTGATAATCCTCGATGTTCCTCTCTGCTGCCTGCATTGACGACAGTCTGCTGGCGTTCTCGCTGGCCAGGGAATCGACGAAAGCACGATAGAGGGAGAAGAAGAGATAATTCCTCACCAAGGCCGCGAATAACCGGTCAAAATCCATGGAGAAGGTGGGCAGGGTTCGAGACGGCCACTTTCTCCCGGCAAGCTCCTCAAGCCATTTGACATCCAGAGGAAAGAGCTGATCCATATGCGGGGCGAATACTGCCCCTGATGCAGGCCGGTTGTAGAACAGGAGCACCCGATCGAAGCCTCTCTCAGCCCTCCATTCCTCAATCCCTATCAACACCTCCAGCATGATGCGGGTGATGCCGGGATGGCTGCCAGAGAATGAGAACTGGGACTCTATGGCAAGCCCTGCCTCCAGGAGGCGGGAGACCACCCGCCCGCCCACGGCCAGCACTGCCAGCTCCTCAGGATCGATCTCCTTCAGTCTGGCCATGGCAAAAGAGGCGATCTGATCGTTGAAGCTGCCGCATAGACCCTGATCGGAGCCGAATATCACCGCCCCCAGGCGCAGCCTTTCAGGCTCTCTGGCGGCCAGGGGCTCGACCGGTCGATGCATTACCATGATTTAGAGCCCCATCTCTATGGTCCGGCTGTACTCCTGGAGAGATTGAACCGCCTGCTCGTAGTGATGGATATTGGAGGATGAGATGCTCTTCATTATCCCAACCACTGCATGCAGATCGGCGGCGTTCTTGGCCTTCCTTCTCAGCCTTTCCAGCCCTTCCATTTCTCTCCTCTTGTCCCCTTACGATGGCTATTTCTTCAGGACATCTTTGCACACTTCAAGAATCGCCTCTCGATCCCCGGGATTGAGCCTCTCTGCTGCCAAGATGCGCCGTCCCAGCTCAGGTAGCCGTTCTGAAAAAGCCTTCTGAATCGCCCTCTTGCTCTCTGCTATCTCTTCCAGCGGCACGCTGTCCAGAATGCCGGAGGTGGCGGCCAGGAGCACAGCCACCTGCTCTGCAGCCGGCATGGGCTCATACTGAGGCTGCTTGAGGGTCTCCCGGATCCGTCTTCCATGCTCCAGGGTCTTTCTGGTCACCTCATCGCTCCTCGCTCCGAACCTGGCAAAGGCCTCCAGCTCCTCGAACTGGGAATAGGAGAGGCGGAGGTCTCCTGCCACCTCATGGTAAGCGGGGAGCTGGCTCTTTCCACCCACCCGGGATACCGATCTCCCTATATCGATGGCTGGCAAGATGCCCTCTGCAAAAAGCTCTGGAGATAGATAGATCTGGCCGTCGGTGATGGAGATGAGGTTGGTGGGTATATAGGCGGAGATGTCCTGAGCCTCAGTCTCCACTATGGGCAGAGCAGTCAAAGAGCCACCGGTCTGCAGATGGGTGGACCGCTCCAATAGGCGAGAGTGGATGTAGAATATGTCCCCGGGAAAGGCCTCCCTGCCCGGGGGCCGGCGCAGCAGCAGCGAGAGCTCACGATAGGAGCGGGCGTGACGGGTCAGATCATCGTAGACGATCAAGACGTCCCGCCCCTTCTCCATGAAGTACTCAGCCATGCTGGTGGCGGCATAGGGAGCAATGAAATTGTGGCCCGGCGGATCCTCGCCGGTGGCCACAACGATGATGCAGTGATCCATGGCCCCATTATCTCGCAGATCGGAGATAACCCTGGACAGAGCAGACCTCTGCTGGCCAATGGCACAATAGACGCACAGGATCCCTTTATCGATCTGGTTGATCATGGTGTCCAGGGCGATGGCCGTCTTTCCGATCTGCCTGTCGCCCAGGATCAGCTCCCTTTGACCTCTGCCGATGGGGATCATGGCATCCACCGCCAGGATTCCGGTCTGAAGGGGGGTATTGACTGCAGCCCGGTCCATTATGGCCGGAGCCTCCCTCTCGATGGGCCGCCGCTCTTTGCCATGAATGGGCTGCCCCTCATCCAGCGGCCGGCCCATAGCATCCACCACCCTGCCCAGCAGCTCCTCACCCACGGGCACATCCATGACCCTTCCTGTTTTTCGCACCTCCTCCCCAGCCTTGATGTTATCGCTCTTATCCAGCATGATTGCCGCTACCTCGTCCGGATCCAGATTGAAGGCGATGGCCAATTTATTGTCTGGAAGGATGAGCAGTTCCTCTGACCTCGCATGCCTCAAGCCTCTGATGCGGGCGATGCCATTGCCCACAAAGGTTATGGTCCCCAGCTCCTCGAGCTGCAGAATTGGCCGCTGTTCATGAAGAGTCTGATCGACGGCATCAATAGCCCGGCCAACAGCCCGATCAAGGTCATCGGGTCCGGCTTTCTTCATCCTCAATCCCACCCGAGGCAGCAGCCTGTTCCGTCTTCTGATCCATGATCCGGGATAGATCCTCTCGCAATGAGTCCAGATAATCGGCGATGGACCAGGCAACCCTCAGCTCACGAGAAGCTATCTCCACCCCGCAGATCAGCTCCGGCGCAGCCACGAACTCCAGGCCGGGTTCAAGACCGGTCTTATCCCTCAGCAGTTCCCGTATCTTCTGTTTTTGGTCAGCGGGGATCTCAAAGCTGCTTTTCACCTTGACGGGCTCTCTTGAGTTCTCAAAGAATTCCTTGAGAGCCTCCCATTCCCTCTCCTCCAGATTCTGCAGATGCTGTAGATAACGATCTATCACCTTGCCCTCCAGGTCTGCATCAGCCAGATCGCTGAGCACATGGCGGGCAACAGCATAAACCTCCTCTCCCGCCCTCAGGCTCAGGTCAGCAAGCAGCACCTCCTTCTGCTCCTGCAATGACCTGAGCCAGTCCTCCTTAGCCGCCTCCACCTCAGATCTGGCACTCTTCATCAGATCGTTCTTCAGGTTCTTGGCATCCTCTGCAGCCCGGGCCAAGAGTTCCTGCCGCTGATCAGAGATCTCCTGCCTGGCCCGGGCGGAGGCCTCGGCCAGCTGGTCGGCCTGGATCCTCTTCTCTTCAGCATCCTTGAGCTGATCGCTTATCTTCTGCTCTCTCTCCTTCATGGATCTGATGACCGGCCGGTAGAGAAAGTGCCTCAGCAGAAAGACCAGAACCAGAAAGTTGATGATCTGGGCGGCAAAGGTGAAGTAATCGATCTGCACTAAGCCCTCCTATTTTGCTACATATCCCCAGAAGGGATTGGCAAAGATGAGGATAATGGAGATCACAAAGCAGTAGATAGCGATGGACTCCACCATGGCCAGGCCGACGAAGAGGGTTCGGGTTATGTTATTGGCCTCGTCCGGCTGCTGAGCTATGGCCAGCAGAGCCTTTGATAGCGCCCAGCCCTCTCCAATGGAAGGGCCAATCGAGCCTATGGCCATGGTCAGCCCGCTCACAACTATGGATGCCATGCCTATGGTATCAATGCTCGCAATATCGACAGTCATATAAAACTCCTTTTAGGATTTTATCTTCAACCTCATGGCAGTGCTCTCCTGGGCTGAGCTCGCTGAGACTATGTACACCGTGGCCAGAACGGCGAAGATGTAGGCCTGCACCTGGCCGATGAGCAGCCCCAGCAAATCCAGCAGCACCGGCAGGAACAGAGGGGCGATGGTGAGGAGTATGGCCATGAGCATGCTCTCGCTCATCATATTCCCAAAGAGCCTGACCGCCAGGGCCAGAGTACGGGAGAGCTCACCGATGATGTGGAAGGGCAGCATCAGGATTGTGGGCTGGGCATAATGCTTGAGATAGCCTCTGATGC
This genomic stretch from Methanothrix sp. harbors:
- a CDS encoding DUF1059 domain-containing protein, translated to MSDVEYKMFCCKDVVPTCGFEVKAKTEKELMEHIQVHAESSHGLKEIKPSTMEKVKAAIKTVTVKE
- a CDS encoding F0F1 ATP synthase subunit gamma: MVMHRPVEPLAAREPERLRLGAVIFGSDQGLCGSFNDQIASFAMARLKEIDPEELAVLAVGGRVVSRLLEAGLAIESQFSFSGSHPGITRIMLEVLIGIEEWRAERGFDRVLLFYNRPASGAVFAPHMDQLFPLDVKWLEELAGRKWPSRTLPTFSMDFDRLFAALVRNYLFFSLYRAFVDSLASENASRLSSMQAAERNIEDYQHRLNVQYHRQRQEAITSELLDVVTGYEALAKREEGRN
- a CDS encoding alternate F1F0 ATPase, F1 subunit alpha, with the protein product MKKAGPDDLDRAVGRAIDAVDQTLHEQRPILQLEELGTITFVGNGIARIRGLRHARSEELLILPDNKLAIAFNLDPDEVAAIMLDKSDNIKAGEEVRKTGRVMDVPVGEELLGRVVDAMGRPLDEGQPIHGKERRPIEREAPAIMDRAAVNTPLQTGILAVDAMIPIGRGQRELILGDRQIGKTAIALDTMINQIDKGILCVYCAIGQQRSALSRVISDLRDNGAMDHCIIVVATGEDPPGHNFIAPYAATSMAEYFMEKGRDVLIVYDDLTRHARSYRELSLLLRRPPGREAFPGDIFYIHSRLLERSTHLQTGGSLTALPIVETEAQDISAYIPTNLISITDGQIYLSPELFAEGILPAIDIGRSVSRVGGKSQLPAYHEVAGDLRLSYSQFEELEAFARFGARSDEVTRKTLEHGRRIRETLKQPQYEPMPAAEQVAVLLAATSGILDSVPLEEIAESKRAIQKAFSERLPELGRRILAAERLNPGDREAILEVCKDVLKK
- a CDS encoding F0F1 ATP synthase subunit C, coding for MTVDIASIDTIGMASIVVSGLTMAIGSIGPSIGEGWALSKALLAIAQQPDEANNITRTLFVGLAMVESIAIYCFVISIILIFANPFWGYVAK